The Nerophis lumbriciformis linkage group LG09, RoL_Nlum_v2.1, whole genome shotgun sequence nucleotide sequence ACACAGGTGGATTAGCCCCTTTTTTGTAAGATAAAGTTACTGGGTTCGAAACCCAGTTGAAGTTGACTCACTACTTTTCatgaatttatgtttaaaaaatgtttaatttgttattttgcacacacAACAATATTATCTAACAATGTATTTCCCATTAATTCGTTGTGgtaaaaaacatgcatcaaattaaattcaagtttgatcaaAAAGTATATTATGGAGGAGGGGGCCCTCTAAAAAAATTCTGGGGTGGCCCTATTTAGGACGGTGCTGGATTATTGGCTTTTGTTTGTTCTACCTTTCAAGTGTTTTGGCTTTGTACCTTAACATGGTGCATAACTTTCTCTGTGCTTTCTGTGCCTTGTTCATTTTTGTGCCCTATTTTCCCTAATAAAGGGGTTTCTACCTGCACTTTGCTTGCTGTCTCTACACCCTGAGGTCCAGACCAACAATGATGTTAATAAAAACCTGTAAAATCtaagtcctttttttaaattttagttgATTTCATTATTAAACCCATTATCAGACCTTCACCAAGCGGTAATATAAAAACTTATGTCAGATTTTTAAAGTCCTcctgaaaaaagggacccaagcaCAACTTGTATGACACTACAGCTAAAATAAGACAAATTGTTTAATTTGGATTGCAAGAATTCAGTTATCaaatggtgtatatatatatatatatatatatatatatatatatatatatatatatatatatatatatatatatataatcaaatggTATATATATcaaatggtatatatatatatatatatatatatatatatatatatatatgtatgtatgtatatgtgtgtgtgtgtgtgtgtgtgtgtgtgtgtacagataATACATTACAGTAATCCCTCAAATATTGCTGAAAATTGGTTCAGAGCCTGGCCATGATAAATTAATTACTTAATTATTTTAATAGctaaaacataaaacaatgttCACTGTGACTATGCCGCATGTCGGCTGTTGGTGTGACCCCAGTATGCAGAGGAGGTAAGCAACATGCAGGCAAAAAGTCAATTATTTGGGTAAGAGACAGAAGGAAAGTGACACAGGCCTCGCAGGAACTCAGAAAGCAACAAAACCCGTTAGCGTACAGAAGATAATGAACTTAAAACGAAGTATGCAAACATGAACTGTAAAATAAAGCAAACCCTGTTTAAAAAGAACACATTTCAGATGTTTTTATAATATTCGTGCAGGTATCCAAAGCAGCTGCCGACCTGATGGCCTATTGTGAAGCTCATGCCAAAGACGATCCTCTGGTGGCCCCTGTACCCTCCTCAGAGAACCCCTTCAGAGAAAAGAAGTTATTCTGTGAGATACTTTAAACTCTGTGTCATGTGTTGTCTGTGTGTTTTGTTCCTGTAGCTCGCTCATATGTTGAAGATGATGGTACGGCAATAAATACTTTTTTCCTGCAAAATGAGTACAAAGTTCATTGAAATTGGAGAACCGACCAGGTGCTTTAAGTGTGTTGACATGAGTTTATACATTAACTCAATACTGATTGTCTTGCTCTTTCCTAACCAACACTCTGGCTCATTGTTGTCATATTTAGACAGGTGTTGACACAACAAGAGTAcatgattaattatgattattatgtttgtataaaaaaagcatgtagttCTTAAGTTCCTATAGTGTGCTTTACAGGGGCATATTTGCAATATATACAGAGATTGATATGCTATGCTATAATGTATTATCAACCACTTAAAGtcttcaatttatttattttacccatTGACAAACTTCAATATTTTTAGTTTTCTCGCAAAAGATTAGTTATTTACTGGACTAGTATTTTAATATGATATACATTATATAGGCCCTgtgaggaggtggcgacttgtccagggtgtaccccgccttgcgcccagaggcagctgagataagctgcaGCACCTGCCTCgacgacccctaaagggacaagtggtagaataatggatggatggatggatacatgataTAAAATAGGTAGTTTAACAAAACAATATTGTAGTATTTTTAGTACAGCTTTTTAAATGTATGCGTTAATTAGGTGACCATATAAATTATAGGTTATGAGCATGCATTCTGAAAACTGAACACCGTAGCTGTGTGTTCTAATGTGGTCTACTTCCATTTCGAATAATTTTAATATAGGTAATTTATGCATTGTGTCTTGGACATTTAATGAATTTTAAGTGTTTACACACAAGGCCCTTTATGACTTATACTTTCCAGCATATGCATTGTTATCAATGAACAGTTTACGAGTGATGTTTTTGTTAATATATGTTGCTGTTTCTATGTGAATATATGTTGCTTTATAAACTGTTATTTACTGCTTTTTAGGTGTTGTATGTTTTTCCCAggtaaattagacttagacttttattgtcattcaaatttgaactttacagtacagataagaacggaattttgttgcattagctcatgttaGGTGTTGTAAATCTGCTGTACCAATCAATTCCTTGAGAATATTGTATCGTGCACACTGTCCATTAAACAATTTCTTGTCACTTTCTGAGCATTTACTacaactgtccatccatccattttctaccgcttattccctttggggtcgcgggggtcgctggagcctatctcagctacaatcgggcggaaggcggggtacaccctggacaagtcgccacctcatcgcagggccaacacagatagacagacaacattcacactcacatccacacactagggccaatgttagtgttgcctatcaacttatccccaggtgcatgtctttggaagtgggaggaagccggagtacccggagggaacccacgcagtcacggggagaacatgcaaactccacacagaaagatcccgagcccgggattgaacccaagactactcaggaccttcgtattgtgaggcagatgcactaacccctctgccaccgtgaagcccttactACGACTGACCTTTCTCAATTCATTTACAAATCAATTTAAATCAATCAtagattttaaaagaaaaaatattttattcttcTACGTCCATACACctgataaaaattaaaaaaaacattcagttaTATATAggagggggacaagcggtagaaaattgaaggATGGACTATGATAGCGCTGCATTGGTGTATATCATCTACTTGCTTACATCCTCTAGGGGGCGTACTTGTATTCCTGTATTTTCCACAACACACGCAAGCAATTTACGGCAATTTTCTATTTTTTCGCCTAGTGTCCAACGAG carries:
- the gng8 gene encoding guanine nucleotide-binding protein G(I)/G(S)/G(O) subunit gamma-8 isoform X2 — protein: MSHNMAKIADARKTVEQLKLEVNIERMMVSKAAADLMAYCEAHAKDDPLVAPVPSSENPFREKKLFCEIL